GAGAGATGGCTGAGTGGTTGAAAGCACCGGTCTTGAAAACCGGCATACGTTAATAGCGTATCTAGGGTTCAAATCCCTATCTCTCCGCCACATTCAGAAAGCCTGCAAAGAAATTTGCAGGCTTTCGTCGTTTTCGAGCACTATAAATTTATAAGGCCCCACACTCAACCACATTCAGAACACCGTCAAGTTCGGTTTGCTCTCTCGTTAGAAGAATACAGACGAAAAAAGCCCGCTTATAAAAGCAGGCTTTAGAGGATTAAGCCAGTTAGCGGTTAACCGTGGTTATGAAACCAGTCTAGCTTTTCATGCAACGATGTCACACTGCCAACCACTATCAAAGCTGGGCTTTGTGCTTGTTTCGCCATAGTTGGCAATTCAGACAACTCTCCACGGAAAACACGTTGCTCACGGCGGGTACCATTTTCAATGATCGCACACGGCATATCCGCAGCCAAACCATGGGTAATGAGTTTATCTGCAATGTAGCCGCTCTGTTTAAGCCCCATATAGAATACCAAGGTTGAATTAGACTGCGCCGCTGATTGCCAATCAATTTCTTTGCCATCTTTTTGTACATGACCAGTAATAAACTGCACGGCTTGAGCGTGATCTCGGTGCGTGAGGGGAATACCTGCATAAGCAGTCGCCCCAGCGGCTGCCGTAATACCGGGTACCACCTCAAAGCGAATACCTTGCTCAGCTAAGGTCTCTAACTCTTCTCCACCACGACCAAAAATAAACGAATCACCGCCTTTTAGACGTACTACTCGTTTAGCCTCTAGTGCTTTATCAACCAGAATTTGGTTAATCTGATCTTGCGGCACACAGTGATAATCTAACTTCTTGCCGACATAAATCATTTCAGCTTTGTCGTTAGCTAGCGCCAATATTTCTGCCGAGACTAATCGGTCATAAACAACCACATCTGCTTGCTGAATCACTTTGTACCCTTTAACGGTCAGAAGTTCTGGATCG
Above is a window of Vibrio taketomensis DNA encoding:
- the cobA gene encoding uroporphyrinogen-III C-methyltransferase codes for the protein MTTKLTSLIPGLAQGFVSLVGAGPGDPELLTVKGYKVIQQADVVVYDRLVSAEILALANDKAEMIYVGKKLDYHCVPQDQINQILVDKALEAKRVVRLKGGDSFIFGRGGEELETLAEQGIRFEVVPGITAAAGATAYAGIPLTHRDHAQAVQFITGHVQKDGKEIDWQSAAQSNSTLVFYMGLKQSGYIADKLITHGLAADMPCAIIENGTRREQRVFRGELSELPTMAKQAQSPALIVVGSVTSLHEKLDWFHNHG